A genomic region of Trifolium pratense cultivar HEN17-A07 linkage group LG3, ARS_RC_1.1, whole genome shotgun sequence contains the following coding sequences:
- the LOC123914513 gene encoding COP1-interactive protein 1-like — protein MAKIDSYIKTEIEAKVKAILKLIKDGELDMDGTPEEILKTEPLAEFVKICEDRLQVEVGTIKSLHSDEKRQMHAIFESECHNKIQAPLDFINNQKREVEEQLRAKERELKTLEETASGYENQISAYQNTIRELAQKNLDQEDELGKLKKELTARTKDCSAIQRKLNTAEKDASGDKAKVENLEKDLLSLKTTKEELELNCEKLGEEREKLIKEHAQTLKFFHDENNELANQVMDLQRTLKEQEDAHQKLNKEYKQVDSKFNECKVNLEVANRKIEEKEEELRESIASKDQIVTDLEHQVEDLKRDLGEKRDEIRTLLENVRNHEENLRLSNQKLRVTEQLLSEKEESFRKAKEELQQVQRELEDRNATLVAKITANNKAFHETITDIKVCVNSVNIGIDTLSKKCSNDCNNYENSIANISRELQDVKEYVSEMNREKGKLQKDKMLLWEELQGKKEEELTLKEEIEKLQAKGRKAEEELRQFQRELEDRNATEVCVDSVKIGIDTVSKKFSDDCNNYDIEKSIANISRELQDVKEHVSEVNSEKEKLQNDNRLLLEELRGKEEHELTLNEKIEKLEIECKNMEAIRKLSLKIVDLTEIPSKYGSNC, from the exons ATGGCGAAAATTGACAGTTATATCAAAACAG AAATTGAAGCCAAAGTAAAAGCGATATTGAAACTTATTAAAGATGGCGAACTTGATATGGATGGCACTCCGGAAGAAATTTTGAAGACGGAACCGCTTGCtgaatttgttaaaatttgtGAAGATAGACTGCAAGTGGAAGTGGGCACCATAAAGAGCTTACATAGCGATGAGAAAAGGCAAATGCACGCCATCTTCGAAAGCGAATGTCATAATAAAATACAGGCACCGTTGGATTTCATAAACAATCAGAAGAGAGAAGTTGAAGAACAATTAAGAGCCAAAGAACGTGAGTTGAAAACTTTAGAGGAAACGGCAAGTGGTTACGAAAATCAAATAAGTGCTTACCAGAATACGATCCGTGAACTGGCACAGAAGAATTTGGATCAAGAAGACGAATTAGGTAAGTTGAAGAAAGAATTAACAGCGAGAACAAAAGATTGCTCTGCAATCCAACGGAAGCTTAATACGGCAGAGAAAGATGCTTCAGGAGACAAAGCCAAAGTTGAAAATCTGGAAAAGGACTTGCTTTCCTTGAAGACAACAAAAGAAGAATTGGAGCTCAACTGTGAAAAACTCGGAGAAGAACGTGAAAAACTCATAAAAGAACATGCACAAACCCTCAAATTTTTTCACGATGAAAATAATGAATTAGCCAATCAAGTAATGGATCTTCAGAGAACATTGAAAGAACAGGAAGATGCACATCAGAAGTTGAATAAAGAATATAAACAAGTTGACAGTAAGTTTAATGAATGCAAGGTCAACCTTGAAGTTGCAAACAGAAAGATTGAAGAAAAGGAAGAAGAGCTTCGTGAAAGCATTGCGTCAAAAGATCAGATTGTAACTGATTTGGAACATCAAGTTGAAGACCTGAAAAGAGACCTGGGAGAGAAAAGGGATGAGATCAGAACTTTGCTTGAGAATGTCAGGAATCATGAGGAAAATCTTCGCCTGTCAAACCAAAAGCTCCGGGTCACTGAACAATTGCTAAGTGAAAAGGAAGAGAGCTTTAGAAAGGCGAAAGAAGAGCTTCAGCAAGTTCAGAGAGAACTTGAAGATAGGAATGCTACTCTGGTAGCAAAAATCACTGCTAACAATAAAGCTTTTCATGAAACAATCACAGATATTAAAGTGTGTGTCAACAGTGTGAATATTGGGATAGATACTTTGAGCAAGAAATGTTCCAATGACTGCAATAATTATGAGAACTCCATCGCAAACATCTCTCGCGAGCTTCAGGATGTAAAAGAATATGTCAGTGAGATGAATAGGGAAAAGGGGAAGTTACAGAAAGATAAAATGCTTTTATGGGAGGAACTACAGGGTAAAAAGGAAGAGGAATTAACTCTGAAGGAGGAGATTGAGAAGCTACAGGCAAAGGGAAGAAAGGCGGAAGAAGAGCTTCGGCAATTTCAGAGAGAACTTGAAGATAGGAATGCTACTGAAGTGTGTGTCGACAGTGTGAAAATTGGGATAGATACTGTGAGCAAGAAATTTTCTGATGACTGCAATAATTATGACATTGAGAAATCCATTGCAAACATCTCTCGTGAGCTTCAGGATGTAAAAGAACATGTCAGTGAGGTGAATAGTGAAAAGGAGAAGTTACAGAATGATAATAGGCTTTTGTTGGAGGAGCTGCGGGGTAAAGAGGAACACGAATTAACTCTAAACGAGAAGATTGAGAAGTTAGAGATCGAATGCAAAAACATGGAGGCCATTAGGAAGCTCAGCTTGAAGATTGTTGATCTCACGGAAATCCCATCAAAGTATGGCAGCAATTGTTGA
- the LOC123915858 gene encoding protein trichome birefringence-like 23, with product MRIDSSFNHKNYLIKLLLTLFFSLIAFRLLFFHSLPTLFDSPLTDKTTVSSELQIPPQKSSLSELPLDPLQNEEDEASPTDMGKCDYFNGDWVPNPLGPIYTNETCDLIESHQNCLKNGRPDREFLYWKWAPRDCELPIFDPLRFLNMMRGKVWALIGDSISRNHVQSLLCSLSKVEKAVLVYHDEGYKSKSWHFPSYNFSMSVIWSPFLVEAAIFEDINGVSSSEVELYLDKLDRKWTDQYLSFDYIIISTGKWFVKSAIYHEADTILGCHGCSENKNLTELGFDFAYRKTLKNVLNFIVSSNHKGLILFRTSTPDHFENGEWFSGGTCNRTAPIKEGEVEIKDLLRILREIELEEFKKAASKASKKGVNLKLADFVPLSLLRPDGHPGPYRQFQPFAKDNTAKVQTDCLHWCLPGPIDSWNDIIMEMVVNG from the exons ATGAGGATCGATTCTTCTTTCAATCACAAAAATTACCTAATCAAGTTACTCCTCACTCTTTTCTTCTCACTCATAGCTTTTCGTCTTCTCTTTTTCCACTCTCTACCAACTCTCTTTGATTCCCCTCTTACCGACAAAACCACCGTTTCATCAGAACTTCAAATCCCACCTCAAAAATCTTCTCTTTCAGAGCTTCCACTAGACCCTCTTcaaaatgaagaagatgaagcatCTCCCACCGACATGG GGAAATGTGATTATTTTAATGGTGATTGGGTACCAAATCCATTGGGTCCAATTTATACAAATGAAACTTGTGACCTTATTGAATCTCATCAAAATTGTTTGAAAAATGGAAGACCAGATAGAGAATTTTTGTATTGGAAATGGGCTCCTAGAGATTGTGAGTTACCTATATTTGATCCTTTAAGGTTTCTCAATATGATGCGTGGTAAAGTTTGGGCACTTATTGGTGATTCAATTTCTCGAAATCATGTTCAATCTTTGCTCTGCTCACTTTCTAAG GTAGAAAAAGCTGTCTTAGTTTATCACGATGAAGGATACAAGTCCAAAAGCTGGCACTTTCCTTCGTACAACTTCAGTATGTCAGTTATTTGGTCACCATTCCTTGTGGAAGCTGCTATTTTTGAAGACATAAACGGCGTTTCAAGTTCTGAAGTTGAGCTATATCTAGACAAACTGGATCGTAAATGGACGGATCAGTACCTGAGCTTTGATTACATTATTATTTCTACTGGCAAATGGTTTGTTAAATCTGCAATCTACCATGAGGCTGACACTATATTGGGCTGTCACGGCTGTTCTGAAAACAAGAACTTGACAGAACTAGGATTTGACTTTGCCTACCGCAAAACCTTGAAAAATGTCTTGAACTTCATAGTGTCTTCCAATCACAAGGGTTTAATTTTGTTCAGGACGTCCACACCTGACCATTTTGAAAATGGGGAGTGGTTTAGCGGGGGAACATGCAACAGAACTGCGCCGATTAAAGAAGGTGAGGTGGAAATAAAGGATTTACTCAGGATTCTTCGTGAAATTGAGTTAGAGGAGTTTAAAAAGGCAGCTTCCAAAGCTTCGAAAAAAGGAGTGAATCTCAAGCTTGCTGATTTTGTGCCACTTTCGCTTTTGAGACCAGATGGGCATCCGGGTCCATACAGGCAGTTTCAACCCTTTGCAAAGGACAACACTGCTAAAGTTCAGACTGATTGTTTGCATTGGTGCTTACCTGGGCCAATAGACTCTTGGAATGATATAATAATGGAGATGGTTGTTAATGGATAA